From a region of the Impatiens glandulifera chromosome 4, dImpGla2.1, whole genome shotgun sequence genome:
- the LOC124936677 gene encoding sulfhydryl oxidase 2-like isoform X1, whose translation MSPVSLLFLVFLFTCIATSSPSPLYPGSRSILRAITGNTADPPDFVVDLNITNFASALKDTPATHAVVEFFANWCPACRNYKPQYEKVARLFNGADAIHPGIIYMTRVDCALKANIDLCNRFSISHYPMLFWGPPSKFVSGGSWEPKQDKNEIQQIDDGRTADRLLAWINKKIGSSFSLDDEKFENEHLHSNVSDPGQIARAVYDVEEATNTAFDIIMEHNMIKSETRASLVKFLQVLVAHHPSRRCRKGSAEILVNFDDILPSDILSAKLESGTNFGKYAFKSFNICGKEVPRGYWMFCRGSKNDTRGFSCGLWVLLHSLSVRVDDEESHLTFTAICDFIHNFFICDECRQHFFEMCSSVSTPFKKTRDFAIWLWRTHNKVNERLMEVEESMGTGDPKFPKSQWPQKQLCPSCYLSHSESGNKIVEWNEDEVFIFLVKYYGKMLVSLSKSKELPLEEERRGSGLADELAVSTSAVVVPLGAALAIALASCAFGALACFWRQHQKNRKYLHHSLKNI comes from the exons ATGTCTCCTGTTTCGTTGCTGTTCCTTGTCTTTCTATTCACCTGCATAGCAACGTCATCTCCCTCGCCTCTTTATCCTGGATCTCGATCAATTCTCCGTGCCATCACCGGAAACACCGCCGATCCACCTGATTTTGTAGTCGATCTAAATATTACCAATTTCGCTTCGGCTCTCAAGGACACTCCGGCAACGCACGCCGTTGTCGAGTTCTTCGCTAACTG GTGTCCTGCTTGTAGAAATTATAAG CCTCAGTATGAAAAGGTAGCAAGACTTTTTAATGGAGCAGATGCTATTCATCCCGGGATCATATATATGACAAGGGTAGACTGTGCGCTGAAG GCAAATATTGATCTTTGCAACAGATTCTCTATTAGTCACTACCCCATGCTCTTTTGGGGCCCTCCTTCTAAGTTTGTATCTGGTGGTAGTTGGGAACCGAAACAAGACAAGAATGAAATTCAACAAATTGATGATGGCCGAACAGCTGATCGCTTACTTGCTTGGATTAATAAGAAAATTGGCAG CTCGTTTAGTTTGGATGATGAGAAATTTGAGAATGAGCATCTTCATTCCAATGTTTCAGATCCCGGACAG ATAGCACGTGCAGTTTACGACGTTGAAGAGGCAACAAACACTGCTTTTGATATAATAATGGAGCACAAC ATGATCAAATCAGAGACTCGTGCATCACTTGTAAAATTCCTTCAAGTTCTTGTGGCTCATCATCCATCTAGGAG ATGTAGGAAGGGAAGTGCAGAGATACTTGTGAACTTTGATGACATATTGCCATCTGATATATTGTCTGCCAAACTAGAATCAGGCACCAATTTTGGGAAATACGCTTTTAAGTCTTTCAATATATGTGGAAAGGAAGTCCCACGCGGATATTGG ATGTTTTGTCGTGGCAGCAAGAATGATACAAGGGGCTTCAG CTGTGGATTATGGGTTCTATTACACTCCCTTTCTGTGAGGGTTGACGACGAAGAAAGTCACTTGACATTTACTGCCATATGTGATTTTATTCACAATTTCTTCATCTGTGATGAGTGTCGTCAACATTTTTTTGAAATgtgctccag TGTTTCTACTCCGTTCAAAAAGACACGTGATTTTGCCATTTGGCTGTGGAGAACACATAATAAAGTCAACGAGAGACTGATGGAAGTAGAAGAGTCTATGGGAACCGGTGATCCTAAATTCCCCAAAAGTCAATGGCCTCAAAAGCAGCTTTGCCCATCATGCTATCTTTCTCATTCTGAAAGTGGGAACAAAATTGTGGAATGGAATGAGGATGAAGTCTTCATCTTTTTGGTAAAATATTATGGCAAGATGCTTGTATCTTTGTCAAAGAGTAAAGAGCTGCCATTGGAAGAAGAGAGGAGAGGGAGCGGGCTTGCTGATGAATTGGCAGTCTCGACAAGTGCGGTTGTTGTTCCCTTAGGGGCTGCTTTGGCCATTGCATTGGCCAGTTGTGCATTTGGAGCCCTCGCTTGCTTCTGGCGCCAACATCAGAAGAATCGGAAGTACTTACATCACTCTTTAAAGAACATATAA
- the LOC124936677 gene encoding sulfhydryl oxidase 2-like isoform X2, protein MSPVSLLFLVFLFTCIATSSPSPLYPGSRSILRAITGNTADPPDFVVDLNITNFASALKDTPATHAVVEFFANWCPACRNYKPQYEKVARLFNGADAIHPGIIYMTRVDCALKANIDLCNRFSISHYPMLFWGPPSKFVSGGSWEPKQDKNEIQQIDDGRTADRLLAWINKKIGSSFSLDDEKFENEHLHSNVSDPGQIARAVYDVEEATNTAFDIIMEHNMIKSETRASLVKFLQVLVAHHPSRRCRKGSAEILVNFDDILPSDILSAKLESGTNFGKYAFKSFNICGKEVPRGYWMFCRGSKNDTRGFSCGLWVLLHSLSVRVDDEESHLTFTAICDFIHNFFICDECRQHFFEMCSSVSTPFKKTRDFAIWLWRTHNKVNERLMEVEESMGTGDPKFPKSQWPQKQLCPSCYLSHSESGNKIVEWNEDEVFIFLVKYYGKMLVSLSKSKELPLEEERRGSGLADELAVSTSAVVVPLGAALAIALASCAFGALACFWRQHQKNRKPRRSWS, encoded by the exons ATGTCTCCTGTTTCGTTGCTGTTCCTTGTCTTTCTATTCACCTGCATAGCAACGTCATCTCCCTCGCCTCTTTATCCTGGATCTCGATCAATTCTCCGTGCCATCACCGGAAACACCGCCGATCCACCTGATTTTGTAGTCGATCTAAATATTACCAATTTCGCTTCGGCTCTCAAGGACACTCCGGCAACGCACGCCGTTGTCGAGTTCTTCGCTAACTG GTGTCCTGCTTGTAGAAATTATAAG CCTCAGTATGAAAAGGTAGCAAGACTTTTTAATGGAGCAGATGCTATTCATCCCGGGATCATATATATGACAAGGGTAGACTGTGCGCTGAAG GCAAATATTGATCTTTGCAACAGATTCTCTATTAGTCACTACCCCATGCTCTTTTGGGGCCCTCCTTCTAAGTTTGTATCTGGTGGTAGTTGGGAACCGAAACAAGACAAGAATGAAATTCAACAAATTGATGATGGCCGAACAGCTGATCGCTTACTTGCTTGGATTAATAAGAAAATTGGCAG CTCGTTTAGTTTGGATGATGAGAAATTTGAGAATGAGCATCTTCATTCCAATGTTTCAGATCCCGGACAG ATAGCACGTGCAGTTTACGACGTTGAAGAGGCAACAAACACTGCTTTTGATATAATAATGGAGCACAAC ATGATCAAATCAGAGACTCGTGCATCACTTGTAAAATTCCTTCAAGTTCTTGTGGCTCATCATCCATCTAGGAG ATGTAGGAAGGGAAGTGCAGAGATACTTGTGAACTTTGATGACATATTGCCATCTGATATATTGTCTGCCAAACTAGAATCAGGCACCAATTTTGGGAAATACGCTTTTAAGTCTTTCAATATATGTGGAAAGGAAGTCCCACGCGGATATTGG ATGTTTTGTCGTGGCAGCAAGAATGATACAAGGGGCTTCAG CTGTGGATTATGGGTTCTATTACACTCCCTTTCTGTGAGGGTTGACGACGAAGAAAGTCACTTGACATTTACTGCCATATGTGATTTTATTCACAATTTCTTCATCTGTGATGAGTGTCGTCAACATTTTTTTGAAATgtgctccag TGTTTCTACTCCGTTCAAAAAGACACGTGATTTTGCCATTTGGCTGTGGAGAACACATAATAAAGTCAACGAGAGACTGATGGAAGTAGAAGAGTCTATGGGAACCGGTGATCCTAAATTCCCCAAAAGTCAATGGCCTCAAAAGCAGCTTTGCCCATCATGCTATCTTTCTCATTCTGAAAGTGGGAACAAAATTGTGGAATGGAATGAGGATGAAGTCTTCATCTTTTTGGTAAAATATTATGGCAAGATGCTTGTATCTTTGTCAAAGAGTAAAGAGCTGCCATTGGAAGAAGAGAGGAGAGGGAGCGGGCTTGCTGATGAATTGGCAGTCTCGACAAGTGCGGTTGTTGTTCCCTTAGGGGCTGCTTTGGCCATTGCATTGGCCAGTTGTGCATTTGGAGCCCTCGCTTGCTTCTGGCGCCAACATCAGAAGAATCGGAA GCCGAGGAGAAGCTGGAGCTGA
- the LOC124934438 gene encoding uncharacterized lipoprotein syc1174_c-like, translating to MPLVNAVQPFPHIGCSNHRLLSPCFSFAEHRLFPTQLKVSCSHARLTNKYKREYTSVMIVPTGIGASIGGFAGDALPVARTLASVVDCLISHPNVLNAAMLYWPMPNVLYVEGYALDRFAEGAWSLLPVHQNRVGLVLDAGMEEELRVRHLQVADATRASLGLPVIEYIVTDTPLEVEKWVDPMSGQSTGRMKHPDSLLRAVSALVNQSRVNAVAVVARFPDDNSSEDVDDYRQGKGIDLLAGVEAVISHMVVKEFEIPCAHAPALPPMALTTSLSPKSAAEEIGYTFLPCVLAGLSSAPQYLKAANYLDSSSPRPLVLQKDCLMASDVDSVILPADACGGDGALAFAATFPKRIKPLIIVVEENDTVLNDTPDKLGIEAIKVSNYWEAIGVVAAHKAGVEPNSLRRNKISNINYSMHS from the exons ATGCCGCTGGTAAATGCCGTCCAGCCGTTTCCTCACATCGGTTGCAGCAACCACCGCCTTCTATCGCCATGTTTCTCCTTCGCAGAGCACCGGTTGTTTCCTACCCAACTCAAAGTCTCCTGTTCTCACGCCCGTCTCACGAacaag TACAAAAGAGAGTATACGAGCGTTATGATTGTCCCGACTGGAATAGGGGCATCTATTGGTGGCTTCGCCGGCGATGCCTTGCCCGTTGCTCGAACTCTTGCATCCGTCGTGGATTGCCTTATTTCCCATCCAAAT GTTCTTAATGCTGCAATGCTTTACTGGCCAATGCCTAATGTATTGTATGTAGAGGGTTATGCTCTTGATCGATTTGCGGAAGGTGCATGGTCATTGTTGCCTGTACATCAAAACAGG GTGGGACTGGTTCTTGATGCTGGGATGGAGGAAGAACTCAGAGTTCGGCATCTACAAGTGGCTGATGCAACAAGGGCTTCCTTGGGACTACCGGTTATTGAGTATATTGTCACTGATACCCCTTTAGAG GTGGAAAAATGGGTGGATCCGATGAGTGGACAGTCGACCGGGAGGATGAAACACCCCGATTCACTACTGAGAGCCGTTAGTGCACTGGTAAATCAATCAAGGGTGAATGCTGTTGCTGTTGTGGCCCGCTTCCCGGATGATAACAGTAGTGAAGATGTGGATGATTACAGACAGGGAAAG GGAATTGATCTGTTGGCAGGAGTGGAGGCGGTGATAAGCCATATGGTTGTGAAGGAGTTTGAGATTCCCTGTGCTCATGCTCCTGCTCTGCCACCGATGGCTCTCACCACATCTTTGAGTCCAAAATCAGCTGCAGAAGAG ATAGGATACACATTCTTGCCATGCGTGCTTGCTGGTTTAAGTAGTGCACCACAGTACCTGAAGGCGGCGAATTACTTAGACTCCTCTTCCCCCCGACCATTAGTGTTGCAAAAGGATTGCTTAATGGCGAGTGACGTGGATAGCGTAATTCTCCCGGCAGATGCTTGTGGTGGGGATGGAGCTCTAGCATTTGCTGCAACTTTTCCCAAAAGGATCAAG CCACTAATAATTGTTGTTGAAGAGAATGATACGGTTCTCAATGACACACCGGATAAACTTGGAATAGAAGCG ATAAAAGTGTCGAATTATTGGGAGGCCATAGGAGTTGTTGCAGCTCACAAGGCAGGAGTAGAACCAAATTCTCTTAGAAGAAACAAGATAAGTAACATTAATTATTCCAtgcattcttaa
- the LOC124933682 gene encoding probable inactive receptor kinase RLK902, whose product MAPGSLLFRLLFFLLLSLLPVYADLAADRSALLRLSSSILGQTLRWNHSQSSDPCAWEGILCHNNSTTRRVLELRLPGDGLSGQIPTGSIGNLTHLQVLSLRQNSLSGQIPSDIGLCTQLRQINLKGNQFSGEIPASLFDLTNLIDLDVSGNKLSGEISARFNNLIHLKTIYLENNQLSGVIPNLSTQLANFNVSNNRLNGTIPLSLTRFGSDSFLGNSLCGSPPLKVCSSNSSSSGTKENKLSGGAIGGIVIGSVCGVILVLSAVFIVWRKVSIENEPRERSSVKLAPIISELEGSRSSSTGIERRGKEGAVGSGDDGLIFLKDGGFKSFKLQELLMAAAQVMEKGRFGTTYRAYLGGGGDDYDNDDEKKKKKKNVVIVKRLKDVCANVGEREFRERVEAMGRLDHENLVPLLAYFYGKDERLLVYGGGDGDDDTRESLGALLRDRSAAIMTLTWEIRRKVSLEIAKGIEYLHSYSSDPYFSHGNIKSSNVLLQTINNNIIKACLSEFGISPLISNDDNNNGGYCAPEVVDSQRITQKADVYSFGVLILELLTGKDPEEGGGLDLVRWVHESVVVVKDKYSTSTSTSIDQVFDQELLQPTHHGSNNNSNNHQQQQQQMVQLLHLAISCTSRHPDKRPSIFQVRERIHQIII is encoded by the coding sequence ATGGCCCCCGGCTCTCTCTTGTTTCGCCTGctcttcttcttgttgttgtCTCTCCTCCCCGTCTACGCCGACCTCGCCGCCGATCGGTCCGCCTTGCTCCGCCTCAGCTCCTCCATCCTTGGACAAACCCTCCGCTGGAACCACTCTCAATCCTCAGACCCATGCGCATGGGAAGGCATTCTCTGCCACAACAACTCCACCACTCGCCGCGTCCTTGAGCTTCGCCTCCCCGGCGACGGCCTTTCTGGCCAAATTCCCACCGGCTCTATCGGGAATTTGACGCACCTCCAAGTCCTCTCTCTCCGCCAAAACTCCCTCTCTGGACAGATTCCATCGGATATTGGTCTCTGCACCCAGCTGCGTCAGATAAATTTAAAGGGTAATCAGTTTTCCGGCGAAATTCCGGcgagcttgtttgatctgacAAACTTGATCGATTTGGATGTTTCTGGAAATAAGCTCTCGGGCGAGATCTCCGCCAGGTTCAATAACTTAATCCACTTAAAGACTATATACCTGGAGAACAATCAGTTGAGTGGCGTAATTCCTAATTTGAGTACCCAACTCGCTAATTTCAATGTCTCTAACAACAGATTAAACGGGACAATTCCTTTGAGCTTGACAAGGTTTGGTTCCGATTCATTTCTGGGAAATTCTCTCTGTGGTTCACCACCTCTTAAAGTTTGTAGTAGTAATAGTAGTAGTAGTGGTACTAAGGAGAATAAGTTATCTGGCGGAGCAATTGGTGGAATAGTAATAGGGTCGGTTTGCGGGGTGATTTTAGTCCTGTCTGCGGTGTTCATTGTGTGGAGAAAGGTTAGCATCGAAAATGAGCCTAGGGAGAGGTCGTCGGTAAAGCTGGCTCCAATAATATCAGAATTGGAGGGAAGTAGAAGTAGTTCTACTGGGATAGAGAGAAGAGGAAAAGAAGGAGCGGTTGGGAGTGGTGATGATGGTTTGATATTCTTGAAGGATGGGGGGTTTAAATCATTCAAGCTGCAAGAACTGTTGATGGCAGCTGCACAAGTAATGGAGAAGGGGAGATTTGGGACAACATACAGAGCCTATTTAGGTGGTGGGGGTGATGATTATGATAACgatgatgagaagaagaagaagaagaaaaatgtggTGATTGTGAAGAGATTGAAAGATGTGTGTGCTAATGTAGGAGAAAGAGAATTCAGGGAAAGGGTAGAAGCGATGGGGAGATTAGATCATGAGAATTTGGTACCTCTATTGGCGTATTTCTATGGAAAGGATGAAAGGCTCCTTGTTTATGGTGGTGGTGATGGTGATGACGACACTAGGGAAAGTTTAGGTGCTCTATTACGAGATAGATCAGCAGCAATAATGACATTGACATGGGAAATAAGAAGGAAAGTGAGCTTGGAGATTGCCAAAGGCATTGAATATCTCCACTCCTACTCCTCTGACCCCTACTTCTCACATGGCAACATTAAGTCATCCAACGTTCTCCTccaaacaataaataataacatcatCAAGGCCTGTCTTTCTGAATTCGGAATTTCGCCCTTAATTTCCAATGACGACAACAACAATGGTGGCTATTGTGCTCCGGAGGTAGTGGACTCTCAAAGAATAACCCAAAAGGCAGATGTGTACAGCTTTGGCGTCCTCATTTTGGAACTTCTGACCGGTAAAGATCCGGAGGAGGGTGGAGGACTCGATTTGGTGAGATGGGTTCATGAGTCCGTTGTTGTTGTTAAAGACAAGTACTCCACATCCACATCAACATCAATTGATCAGGTGTTTGATCAGGAGCTGCTGCAGCCAACCCATCATGGTAGTAATAACAACAGCAACAACCAccagcaacaacaacaacaaatggTTCAGCTACTACATCTTGCTATCTCCTGCACCTCTAGGCACCCGGACAAGCGTCCATCCATATTTCAAGTCAGGGAACGAATACaccaaattattatataa
- the LOC124934439 gene encoding protein C2-DOMAIN ABA-RELATED 7-like produces MEKLLGLLRIRVRRGMNLVVHDTLSSDPFVVVSMADQKMKSVVVHDNCNPEWNDELTLAIEDPNVPIILSVYDKDTFTPHDNIGEVEIDIKAYMEAMNSSPNPPEKEKEKEDGGGELDDHHIIKRVEANTELNSLVNDSCVYWIKGKLVQDMHLRLKNVKTGEVLIQIEWIHLPPATNSPATAPPCT; encoded by the exons ATGGAAAAGCTTTTGGGTCTTCTGAGGATTCGAGTGAGACGAGGAATGAATCTGGTTGTTCACGACACACTCAGCAGCGATCCTTTTGTCGTGGTCTCCATGGCAGATCAG AAAATGAAAAGTGTTGTGGTTCATGACAATTGCAATCCCGAATGGAACGACGAGCTAACTCTTGCTATTGAGGATCCAAATGTTCCAATCATCCTa AGTGTGTATGACAAAGACACGTTCACTCCACATGACAACATAGGCGAAGTTGAGATCGACATAAAAGCTTATATGGAAGCAATGAACAGCTCTCCAAATCCCccggagaaggagaaggagaaggaggatGGTGGAGGAGAATTAGATGATCATCATATCATCAAAAGGGTTGAAGCGAATACAGAATTAAATTCCCTAGTTAACGACAGCTGCGTATATTGGATCAAGGGGAAATTGGTCCAAGACATGCATCTGAGGTTGAAGAACGTTAAAACTGGGGAGGTACTAATTCAAATCGAGTGGATCCATCTTCCACCCGCAACTAATTCACCTGCTACTGCACCCCCCTGCACCTAA
- the LOC124936677 gene encoding sulfhydryl oxidase 2-like isoform X3, with amino-acid sequence MRHLWSCRCPACRNYKPQYEKVARLFNGADAIHPGIIYMTRVDCALKANIDLCNRFSISHYPMLFWGPPSKFVSGGSWEPKQDKNEIQQIDDGRTADRLLAWINKKIGSSFSLDDEKFENEHLHSNVSDPGQIARAVYDVEEATNTAFDIIMEHNMIKSETRASLVKFLQVLVAHHPSRRCRKGSAEILVNFDDILPSDILSAKLESGTNFGKYAFKSFNICGKEVPRGYWMFCRGSKNDTRGFSCGLWVLLHSLSVRVDDEESHLTFTAICDFIHNFFICDECRQHFFEMCSSVSTPFKKTRDFAIWLWRTHNKVNERLMEVEESMGTGDPKFPKSQWPQKQLCPSCYLSHSESGNKIVEWNEDEVFIFLVKYYGKMLVSLSKSKELPLEEERRGSGLADELAVSTSAVVVPLGAALAIALASCAFGALACFWRQHQKNRKYLHHSLKNI; translated from the exons ATGCGCCACTTATGGTCTTGCAGGTGTCCTGCTTGTAGAAATTATAAG CCTCAGTATGAAAAGGTAGCAAGACTTTTTAATGGAGCAGATGCTATTCATCCCGGGATCATATATATGACAAGGGTAGACTGTGCGCTGAAG GCAAATATTGATCTTTGCAACAGATTCTCTATTAGTCACTACCCCATGCTCTTTTGGGGCCCTCCTTCTAAGTTTGTATCTGGTGGTAGTTGGGAACCGAAACAAGACAAGAATGAAATTCAACAAATTGATGATGGCCGAACAGCTGATCGCTTACTTGCTTGGATTAATAAGAAAATTGGCAG CTCGTTTAGTTTGGATGATGAGAAATTTGAGAATGAGCATCTTCATTCCAATGTTTCAGATCCCGGACAG ATAGCACGTGCAGTTTACGACGTTGAAGAGGCAACAAACACTGCTTTTGATATAATAATGGAGCACAAC ATGATCAAATCAGAGACTCGTGCATCACTTGTAAAATTCCTTCAAGTTCTTGTGGCTCATCATCCATCTAGGAG ATGTAGGAAGGGAAGTGCAGAGATACTTGTGAACTTTGATGACATATTGCCATCTGATATATTGTCTGCCAAACTAGAATCAGGCACCAATTTTGGGAAATACGCTTTTAAGTCTTTCAATATATGTGGAAAGGAAGTCCCACGCGGATATTGG ATGTTTTGTCGTGGCAGCAAGAATGATACAAGGGGCTTCAG CTGTGGATTATGGGTTCTATTACACTCCCTTTCTGTGAGGGTTGACGACGAAGAAAGTCACTTGACATTTACTGCCATATGTGATTTTATTCACAATTTCTTCATCTGTGATGAGTGTCGTCAACATTTTTTTGAAATgtgctccag TGTTTCTACTCCGTTCAAAAAGACACGTGATTTTGCCATTTGGCTGTGGAGAACACATAATAAAGTCAACGAGAGACTGATGGAAGTAGAAGAGTCTATGGGAACCGGTGATCCTAAATTCCCCAAAAGTCAATGGCCTCAAAAGCAGCTTTGCCCATCATGCTATCTTTCTCATTCTGAAAGTGGGAACAAAATTGTGGAATGGAATGAGGATGAAGTCTTCATCTTTTTGGTAAAATATTATGGCAAGATGCTTGTATCTTTGTCAAAGAGTAAAGAGCTGCCATTGGAAGAAGAGAGGAGAGGGAGCGGGCTTGCTGATGAATTGGCAGTCTCGACAAGTGCGGTTGTTGTTCCCTTAGGGGCTGCTTTGGCCATTGCATTGGCCAGTTGTGCATTTGGAGCCCTCGCTTGCTTCTGGCGCCAACATCAGAAGAATCGGAAGTACTTACATCACTCTTTAAAGAACATATAA